A DNA window from Brassica napus cultivar Da-Ae chromosome C1, Da-Ae, whole genome shotgun sequence contains the following coding sequences:
- the LOC106373737 gene encoding probable transcription factor At1g61730 codes for MTKKGNPLGNPPAASSSDDDDDEADSSAGDEEEVNDSSSEEEEEENQPKPPSSSAKTDSESDTKKEKSPPPATKSGTKWPSEGISKETNSKRAKKDDEKKIGEDSKKPAAFQRLWTEEDEIAVLQGMIDFKKDTGNSPYDDTNAYYDYIKKSISFEVSKNQFMDKLRSLKKKYMGKEKPSCWV; via the coding sequence ATGACGAAGAAAGGCAACCCTTTAGGAAACCCACCAGCTGCTTCTTCAagcgacgacgacgacgacgaagcCGATTCTTCTGCtggagacgaagaagaagttaaTGATTCTTCatcagaggaggaagaagaagaaaaccaaCCCAAACCCCCTTCCTCCTCCGCCAAGACCGATTCCGAATCTGATACCAAGAAGGAGAAGTCTCCGCCGCCAGCAACCAAATCGGGGACGAAGTGGCCCAGCGAAGGGATATCAAAGGAGACGAACTCAAAGCGAGCGAAGAAGGACGATGAGAAGAAGATCGGCGAAGATTCCAAGAAGCCTGCTGCTTTTCAGAGACTGTGGACCGAAGAAGACGAGATCGCTGTCTTACAAGGAATGATCGATTTCAAGAAGGATACTGGGAACTCTCCTTACGACGACACCAACGCTTACTACGATTACATCAAGAAATCCATTAGCTTTGAGGTTAGTAAGAACCAGTTCATGGATAAGCTCAGGAGTTTAAAGAAGAAGTATATGGGCAAAGAGAAGCCTTCTTGTTGGGTCTaa
- the LOC106376788 gene encoding rootletin isoform X1 codes for MLEKIGLPAKPSLRGNSWVVDASHCQGCSSQFNFINRKHHCRRCGGLFCGSCTQQRMSLRGQGDSPVRICDPCKQLEEAARFELRHGYKNRAAKAGGSKRTVKNEDDVLSEILGSDVDVSSSSESDRVTSKEMGSSSSMELDATPQELRKQAVEEKIKYRVLKQQGKSEEALKAFKRGKELERQADALEISLRKDRKRALSMRDVSAATQKNKAATKESSKSQKPPRKDDLAAELRDLGWSDDEDKKPATVSLEGEFSSLLREIPGRTTNPQQKSGGGIDKSQVIAIKKKALALKREGKLAEAKEELKRAKVLEREIEEQELLGGADESDDELSALINSMDDDKEDDLLPQYEGSHDFDIGNLVGTVDDIGVDGEFDVTDEDMEDPAIASALKSLGWTEDPGHRENLHTQSPPNNREERLAEIQALKREALTLKRAGNAAEALATLKKAKLLERELESAADTSSQGADTSLKHPPRSRLAIQRELLAVKKKALTLKREGKFNEAEEELKKGAVLQEQLEELDNSSKLAAAGKAIREKDMPDISVDSLDDDGEVDVKDEELNDPSYLSMLKSLGWNDEDNNHAGDSSGRVEPVSTKPRRSKAEIQRELLALKRKALTLRRQGSVDEAEEVQKQTKILEAQLVETDSGKKTSTDSGMNVGDDSVTENDMKDPALLSTLKNLGWEDEEPKKQEAAFSSMQSTGPRIAAKTKGQIQRELLDLKRKALAFKRQGKNREADELYSNAKVLEAQLAELETPKDEPVGEALSGQQFEKKVSASTINPTNYMDVDLLVGSQMDDKSVKSASAAQGNYDLLGDLISPAKSGSFSAHGGMSESRVVSQSGQQQPSMIDLLTGEQCERSPIPAEKGKAESRSEFGTQQTLASEEDSAPGSIESASVQNTSPQNTLKQDILAHKRKALALKKEGKISEAKEALQQAKLLERRLQEGENPSPEKLGRDGLVSATQPPVVREKENSPSSSAGPKPMSSRDRFKLQQESLSHKRQAMKLRREGKMEEAEAEFEIAKTLEAQLEDSTSSKSEPVDDNVAVEDFLDPQLLSALKAIGLDSPANASASKPDTTQATPKPVREAVKPSPAKESDNSQERSQLEERIKAEKIKAVTLKRSGKQAEALDALRRAKLYEKKLNALA; via the exons ATGTTGGAAAAGATCGGATTGCCGGCGAAGCCTTCTCTGAGAGGAAACAGTTGGGTCGTCGATGCTTCTCATTGTCAAGGATGCTCTTCTCAATTTAATTTCATCAATCGCAAG CATCATTGCCGGAGATGTGGGGGCTTGTTCTGTGGTAGCTGCACCCAGCAGCGAATGTCCCTACGTGGACAAGGTGACTCACCTGTGCGTATATGTGATCCTTGTAAGCAACTTGAAGAAGCTGCTCGCTTTGAGCTGCGTCATGGCTACAAAAACAGAGCTGCAAAAG CAGGTGGCTCTAAAAGGACCGTAAAGAATGAGGATGATGTTCTCAGTGAGATTCTTGGATCTGATGTTGATGTATCTTCTTCATCCGAGTCAGACAGGGTTACATCTAAAGAAATGGGAAGCAGCAGCAGTATGGAGTTGGATGCTACTCCTCAAGAGTTGCGCAAACAAGCAGTAGAAGAGAAGATCAAGTACAGAGTCCTCAAACAACAAGGGAAGTCTGAAGAAGCTCTGAAGGCCTTTAAGAGAGGGAAGGAGCTTGAGAGGCAGGCGGACGCGCTAGAGATATCCTTGAGGAAGGACCGGAAAAGAGCACTGTCCATGCGAGATGTCTCCGCCGCGACGCAGAAGAACAAGGCTGCTACTAAAGAATCTAGCAAATCACAAAAGCCTCCACGGAAAGATGATTTGGCAGCTGAGCTGAGGGATCTTGGTTGGTCTGATGATGAAGATAAGAAACCAGCTACTGTGAGTTTGGAGGGCGAGTTTTCGTCTCTTCTCCGTGAGATCCCTGGAAGGACGACTAACCCACAACAGAAGAGTGGAGGGGGAATCGACAAGAGTCAGGTGATTGCCATTAAGAAAAAGGCACTTGCGCTTAAACGTGAAGGGAAGCTTGCAGAAGCTAAAGAGGAGCTGAAAAGAGCTAAAGTTTTGGAAAGGGAGATTGAAGAGCAGGAACTTCTGGGTGGGGCTGATGAATCTGATGATGAGCTATCCGCGCTTATCAACAGTATGGATGATGACAAAGAAGATGATCTGTTACCGCAATATGAGGGAAGCCATGATTTTGACATTGGTAACCTTGTGGGAACTGTAGATGATATTGGAGTTGATGGTGAATTTGATGTCACAGATGAAGATATGGAGGATCCAGCTATTGCTTCTGCCTTGAAATCTTTGGGCTGGACCGAGGATCCTGGTCACCGTGAGAATCTCCACACTCAGTCTCCTCCTAACAACAGAGAAGAACGTTTAGCTGAGATTCAGGCATTGAAAAGAGAAGCTCTCACTCTAAAGCGAGCTGGAAATGCTGCAGAGGCCTTGGCTACACTGAAGAAGGCAAAACTACTTGAGAGGGAACTAGAGTCTGCTGCTGATACATCCTCACAAGGTGCTGATACGAGCCTGAAACATCCTCCCAGAAGCAGGCTAGCGATACAGAGGGAGCTTCTTGCAGTGAAAAAGAAAGCGCTTACTTTGAAAAGGGAAGGGAAGTTTAACGAAGCTGAAGAGGAATTGAAGAAAGGAGCGGTTCTCCAAGAGCAGCTTGAAGAGCTGGACAATTCGTCAAAGTTAGCTGCAGCAGGAAAGGCTATTCGTGAAAAAGATATGCCTGATATCTCTGTTGATTCTCTGGATGATGATGGAGAGGTAGATGTAAAAGATGAGGAGTTAAATGATCCGAGTTACCTCTCGATGCTTAAGAGCTTAGGCTGGAATGATGAAGATAATAATCATGCGGGTGATTCATCTGGAAGAGTCGAACCAGTTAGTACGAAACCAAGAAGAAGCAAAGCTGAAATACAACGAGAACTCTTAGCGCTGAAAAGAAAAGCTCTAACTTTGAGGCGTCAAGGTAGTGTTGATGAAGCAGAGGAAGTTCAAAAACAGACTAAAATATTGGAAGCCCAGTTGGTAGAGACTGATTCAGGCAAGAAAACATCTACTGATAGTGGGATGAATGTAGGAGATGATAGTGTTACAGAAAATGAtatgaaggatccagcactaTTGTCGACTCTTAAGAATTTGGGATGGGAGGATGAAGAACCAAAGAAACAAGAAGCTGCATTTAGCTCTATGCAGTCTACTGGTCCACGGATAGCAGCCAAAACAAAGGGGCAAATCCAAAGAGAACTTCTGGACTTGAAAAGGAAAGCACTTGCCTTCAAGCGTCAAGGGAAAAACAGAGAGGCTGATGAATTGTACAGTAATGCCAAAGTTTTGGAAGCACAGCTAGCTGAACTGGAGACCCCCAAGGATGAGCCAGTGGGTGAAGCTTTGAGCGGTCAGCAGTTTGAGAAGAAAGTCTCAGCTTCTACCATCAATCCTACAAACTATATGGATGTTGATTTATTAGTTGGATCTCAAATGGACGACAAGTCAGTTAAATCTGCAAGTGCTGCTCAAGGTAACTATGACTTGTTAGGAGACTTAATCTCCCCTGCTAAGTCCGGTTCCTTTAGCGCACATGGTGGGATGAGTGAAAGTAGAGTTGTTTCACAATCAGGCCAGCAGCAGCCAAGTATGATTGATTTGCTGACTGGTGAGCAGTGTGAGAGGTCTCCAATTCCTGCAGAGAAAGGAAAAGCTGAGTCCAGGTCAGAGTTTGGTACTCAGCAAACACTGGCAAGTGAAGAAGACTCAGCACCTGGTAGTATTGAATCAGCTTCTGTTCAAAATACATCTCCTCAGAATACCCTTAAGCAAGATATACTGGCTCACAAGAGAAAGGCACTTGCTTTGAAGAAAGAAGGAAAGATAAGTGAAGCTAAAGAGGCATTGCAACAAGCGAAATTGTTGGAGAGGAGACTACAAGAAGGAGAAAACCCTTCCCCTGAAAAACTCGGACGAGATGGTTTGGTTTCTGCAACGCAGCCTCCTGTTGTACGAGAGAAAGAGAATAGCCCTTCAAGTTCAGCTGGTCCGAAGCCAATGTCTAGTCGTGACCGTTTTAAGCTGCAGCAAGAGTCGCTAAGCCACAAACGTCAAGCCATGAAGCTTCGTAGGGAAGGTAAGATggaagaagctgaagctgagtTCGAAATTGCCAAAACTCTTGAAGCTCAGCTAGAGGATTCAACATCCTCAAAATCAGAACCGGTAGATGATAATGTAGCAGTGGAAGATTTTCTGGATCCTCAACTCTTGTCTGCCCTCAAGGCTATCGGACTAGACAGTCCTGCGAATGCGTCGGCTAGTAAGCCAGACACGACACAAGCTACTCCAAAACCAGTGCGTGAAGCGGTGAAACCGAGTCCAGCCAAGGAGAGTGATAATAGCCAGGAGAGAAGTCAACTGGAAGAACGCATCAAAGCAGAGAAGATAAAAGCTGTGACCCTGAAACGTTCGGGGAAGCAAGCTGAAGCATTAGATGCTCTTCGAAGAGCAAAACTCTATGAAAAGAAACTAAATGCTCTTGCATGA
- the LOC106374812 gene encoding anthocyanidin reductase gives MTSTDQTTGTKKVCVIGGTGNLASILIDRLLQSGYEVNTTVRDPENVKKMAVLRVLQEQGDLNIFKADLTDEGSFNSPVSGCEYVFHVATPISFTTQDPEKDMINPAIQGVINVLKSCLNSNSVKRVIYTSSAAAVSINNLSGPGLVMTEENWSDIDFLRKEKPFNWAYPISKVLAEKAAYQFAQENNIDLVTVVPALIAGNTLIDDPPPSSLSLSMSLITRKEMHLNALKEMQKLSGSISFIHVDDLACAHLFLAEKETASGRYICCSYNTNIPELADFLRKRYPRYNVLSEFEECLATAKLTLSSEKLINEGFEFEHDIDEMYDQMVEYFKTNRWA, from the exons ATGACAAGCACTGATCAGACCACCGGAACTAAGAAGGTTTGTGTCATCGGTGGCACAGGAAACTTAGCTTCTATTCTCATCGATCGTTTGCTTCAAAGTGGCTACGAAGTTAACACCACCGTCAGAGATCCAG AAAATGTGAAGAAAATGGCAGTCCTTAGGGTACTTCAAGAGCAAGGGGACCTTAACATCTTCAAGGCGGACTTGACCGATGAAGGGAGTTTCAATTCACCAGTCTCGGGTTGTGAATATGTTTTCCATGTGGCAACGCCAATCAGCTTTACAACCCAAGATCCCGAG AAAGACATGATCAATCCAGCGATACAAGGAGTGATCAACGTGTTGAAATCTTGCTTAAATTCGAACTCAGTCAAGCGTGTGATCTACACTTCTTCAGCTGCTGCGGTTTCTATCAACAATCTTTCAGGACCTGGACTTGTGATGACCGAAGAAAACTGGTCTGATATTGATTTTCTCAGAAAGGAGAAGCCGTTTAACTGG GCCTACCCAATCTCAAAGGTGTTAGCAGAAAAGGCAGCTTATCAATTTGCGCAAGAGAATAATATCGATCTCGTTACCGTGGTTCCAGCACTCATAGCTGGAAACACTCTCATCGATGATCCTCCTCCGAGCAGTTTATCTCTCTCGATGTCTTTGATTACCC GGAAAGAAATGCATCTGAACGCTCTCAAGGAAATGCAGAAGCTATCTGGCTCCATCTCGTTCATCCACGTGGATGACCTAGCTTGTGCCCATCTGTTTCTTGCGGAAAAAGAAACAGCTTCTGGTCGCTACATTTGTTGTTCTTACAACACAAATATTCCAGAGCTTGCGGATTTTCTCAGAAAAAGATATCCTCGGTACAATGTTTTGTCAGA ATTTGAAGAGTGCTTAGCAACTGCGAAACTGACGCTTTCCTCAGAAAAACTCATCAATGAAGGCTTTGAATTTGAACATGATATCGATGAGATGTATGATCAGATGGTGGAGTACTTTAAGACAAACCGATGGGCCTAA
- the LOC106374811 gene encoding DNA-directed RNA polymerase subunit 10-like protein has translation MIIPVRCFTCGKVIGNKWDTYLDLLQADYTEGDALDAIGLVRYCCRRMLMTHVDLIEKLLNYNTLEKSDAN, from the exons ATGATCATCCCAGTTCGTTGCTTTACTTGTGGAAAG GTGATTGGGAACAAATGGGACACTTACCTCGATCTTCTCCAGGCTGATTACACCGAAGG GGATGCTCTTGATGCGATTGGGTTAGTTCGTTACTGCTGCAGGCGCATGCTTATGACTCATGTCGATCTTATCGAAAAGCTTCTTAACTACAACA CTTTGGAGAAATCTGAtgccaattaa
- the LOC106376788 gene encoding rootletin isoform X2: MLEKIGLPAKPSLRGNSWVVDASHCQGCSSQFNFINRKHHCRRCGGLFCGSCTQQRMSLRGQGDSPVRICDPCKQLEEAARFELRHGYKNRAAKGGSKRTVKNEDDVLSEILGSDVDVSSSSESDRVTSKEMGSSSSMELDATPQELRKQAVEEKIKYRVLKQQGKSEEALKAFKRGKELERQADALEISLRKDRKRALSMRDVSAATQKNKAATKESSKSQKPPRKDDLAAELRDLGWSDDEDKKPATVSLEGEFSSLLREIPGRTTNPQQKSGGGIDKSQVIAIKKKALALKREGKLAEAKEELKRAKVLEREIEEQELLGGADESDDELSALINSMDDDKEDDLLPQYEGSHDFDIGNLVGTVDDIGVDGEFDVTDEDMEDPAIASALKSLGWTEDPGHRENLHTQSPPNNREERLAEIQALKREALTLKRAGNAAEALATLKKAKLLERELESAADTSSQGADTSLKHPPRSRLAIQRELLAVKKKALTLKREGKFNEAEEELKKGAVLQEQLEELDNSSKLAAAGKAIREKDMPDISVDSLDDDGEVDVKDEELNDPSYLSMLKSLGWNDEDNNHAGDSSGRVEPVSTKPRRSKAEIQRELLALKRKALTLRRQGSVDEAEEVQKQTKILEAQLVETDSGKKTSTDSGMNVGDDSVTENDMKDPALLSTLKNLGWEDEEPKKQEAAFSSMQSTGPRIAAKTKGQIQRELLDLKRKALAFKRQGKNREADELYSNAKVLEAQLAELETPKDEPVGEALSGQQFEKKVSASTINPTNYMDVDLLVGSQMDDKSVKSASAAQGNYDLLGDLISPAKSGSFSAHGGMSESRVVSQSGQQQPSMIDLLTGEQCERSPIPAEKGKAESRSEFGTQQTLASEEDSAPGSIESASVQNTSPQNTLKQDILAHKRKALALKKEGKISEAKEALQQAKLLERRLQEGENPSPEKLGRDGLVSATQPPVVREKENSPSSSAGPKPMSSRDRFKLQQESLSHKRQAMKLRREGKMEEAEAEFEIAKTLEAQLEDSTSSKSEPVDDNVAVEDFLDPQLLSALKAIGLDSPANASASKPDTTQATPKPVREAVKPSPAKESDNSQERSQLEERIKAEKIKAVTLKRSGKQAEALDALRRAKLYEKKLNALA, encoded by the exons ATGTTGGAAAAGATCGGATTGCCGGCGAAGCCTTCTCTGAGAGGAAACAGTTGGGTCGTCGATGCTTCTCATTGTCAAGGATGCTCTTCTCAATTTAATTTCATCAATCGCAAG CATCATTGCCGGAGATGTGGGGGCTTGTTCTGTGGTAGCTGCACCCAGCAGCGAATGTCCCTACGTGGACAAGGTGACTCACCTGTGCGTATATGTGATCCTTGTAAGCAACTTGAAGAAGCTGCTCGCTTTGAGCTGCGTCATGGCTACAAAAACAGAGCTGCAAAAG GTGGCTCTAAAAGGACCGTAAAGAATGAGGATGATGTTCTCAGTGAGATTCTTGGATCTGATGTTGATGTATCTTCTTCATCCGAGTCAGACAGGGTTACATCTAAAGAAATGGGAAGCAGCAGCAGTATGGAGTTGGATGCTACTCCTCAAGAGTTGCGCAAACAAGCAGTAGAAGAGAAGATCAAGTACAGAGTCCTCAAACAACAAGGGAAGTCTGAAGAAGCTCTGAAGGCCTTTAAGAGAGGGAAGGAGCTTGAGAGGCAGGCGGACGCGCTAGAGATATCCTTGAGGAAGGACCGGAAAAGAGCACTGTCCATGCGAGATGTCTCCGCCGCGACGCAGAAGAACAAGGCTGCTACTAAAGAATCTAGCAAATCACAAAAGCCTCCACGGAAAGATGATTTGGCAGCTGAGCTGAGGGATCTTGGTTGGTCTGATGATGAAGATAAGAAACCAGCTACTGTGAGTTTGGAGGGCGAGTTTTCGTCTCTTCTCCGTGAGATCCCTGGAAGGACGACTAACCCACAACAGAAGAGTGGAGGGGGAATCGACAAGAGTCAGGTGATTGCCATTAAGAAAAAGGCACTTGCGCTTAAACGTGAAGGGAAGCTTGCAGAAGCTAAAGAGGAGCTGAAAAGAGCTAAAGTTTTGGAAAGGGAGATTGAAGAGCAGGAACTTCTGGGTGGGGCTGATGAATCTGATGATGAGCTATCCGCGCTTATCAACAGTATGGATGATGACAAAGAAGATGATCTGTTACCGCAATATGAGGGAAGCCATGATTTTGACATTGGTAACCTTGTGGGAACTGTAGATGATATTGGAGTTGATGGTGAATTTGATGTCACAGATGAAGATATGGAGGATCCAGCTATTGCTTCTGCCTTGAAATCTTTGGGCTGGACCGAGGATCCTGGTCACCGTGAGAATCTCCACACTCAGTCTCCTCCTAACAACAGAGAAGAACGTTTAGCTGAGATTCAGGCATTGAAAAGAGAAGCTCTCACTCTAAAGCGAGCTGGAAATGCTGCAGAGGCCTTGGCTACACTGAAGAAGGCAAAACTACTTGAGAGGGAACTAGAGTCTGCTGCTGATACATCCTCACAAGGTGCTGATACGAGCCTGAAACATCCTCCCAGAAGCAGGCTAGCGATACAGAGGGAGCTTCTTGCAGTGAAAAAGAAAGCGCTTACTTTGAAAAGGGAAGGGAAGTTTAACGAAGCTGAAGAGGAATTGAAGAAAGGAGCGGTTCTCCAAGAGCAGCTTGAAGAGCTGGACAATTCGTCAAAGTTAGCTGCAGCAGGAAAGGCTATTCGTGAAAAAGATATGCCTGATATCTCTGTTGATTCTCTGGATGATGATGGAGAGGTAGATGTAAAAGATGAGGAGTTAAATGATCCGAGTTACCTCTCGATGCTTAAGAGCTTAGGCTGGAATGATGAAGATAATAATCATGCGGGTGATTCATCTGGAAGAGTCGAACCAGTTAGTACGAAACCAAGAAGAAGCAAAGCTGAAATACAACGAGAACTCTTAGCGCTGAAAAGAAAAGCTCTAACTTTGAGGCGTCAAGGTAGTGTTGATGAAGCAGAGGAAGTTCAAAAACAGACTAAAATATTGGAAGCCCAGTTGGTAGAGACTGATTCAGGCAAGAAAACATCTACTGATAGTGGGATGAATGTAGGAGATGATAGTGTTACAGAAAATGAtatgaaggatccagcactaTTGTCGACTCTTAAGAATTTGGGATGGGAGGATGAAGAACCAAAGAAACAAGAAGCTGCATTTAGCTCTATGCAGTCTACTGGTCCACGGATAGCAGCCAAAACAAAGGGGCAAATCCAAAGAGAACTTCTGGACTTGAAAAGGAAAGCACTTGCCTTCAAGCGTCAAGGGAAAAACAGAGAGGCTGATGAATTGTACAGTAATGCCAAAGTTTTGGAAGCACAGCTAGCTGAACTGGAGACCCCCAAGGATGAGCCAGTGGGTGAAGCTTTGAGCGGTCAGCAGTTTGAGAAGAAAGTCTCAGCTTCTACCATCAATCCTACAAACTATATGGATGTTGATTTATTAGTTGGATCTCAAATGGACGACAAGTCAGTTAAATCTGCAAGTGCTGCTCAAGGTAACTATGACTTGTTAGGAGACTTAATCTCCCCTGCTAAGTCCGGTTCCTTTAGCGCACATGGTGGGATGAGTGAAAGTAGAGTTGTTTCACAATCAGGCCAGCAGCAGCCAAGTATGATTGATTTGCTGACTGGTGAGCAGTGTGAGAGGTCTCCAATTCCTGCAGAGAAAGGAAAAGCTGAGTCCAGGTCAGAGTTTGGTACTCAGCAAACACTGGCAAGTGAAGAAGACTCAGCACCTGGTAGTATTGAATCAGCTTCTGTTCAAAATACATCTCCTCAGAATACCCTTAAGCAAGATATACTGGCTCACAAGAGAAAGGCACTTGCTTTGAAGAAAGAAGGAAAGATAAGTGAAGCTAAAGAGGCATTGCAACAAGCGAAATTGTTGGAGAGGAGACTACAAGAAGGAGAAAACCCTTCCCCTGAAAAACTCGGACGAGATGGTTTGGTTTCTGCAACGCAGCCTCCTGTTGTACGAGAGAAAGAGAATAGCCCTTCAAGTTCAGCTGGTCCGAAGCCAATGTCTAGTCGTGACCGTTTTAAGCTGCAGCAAGAGTCGCTAAGCCACAAACGTCAAGCCATGAAGCTTCGTAGGGAAGGTAAGATggaagaagctgaagctgagtTCGAAATTGCCAAAACTCTTGAAGCTCAGCTAGAGGATTCAACATCCTCAAAATCAGAACCGGTAGATGATAATGTAGCAGTGGAAGATTTTCTGGATCCTCAACTCTTGTCTGCCCTCAAGGCTATCGGACTAGACAGTCCTGCGAATGCGTCGGCTAGTAAGCCAGACACGACACAAGCTACTCCAAAACCAGTGCGTGAAGCGGTGAAACCGAGTCCAGCCAAGGAGAGTGATAATAGCCAGGAGAGAAGTCAACTGGAAGAACGCATCAAAGCAGAGAAGATAAAAGCTGTGACCCTGAAACGTTCGGGGAAGCAAGCTGAAGCATTAGATGCTCTTCGAAGAGCAAAACTCTATGAAAAGAAACTAAATGCTCTTGCATGA